One genomic window of Candidatus Methanomethylicota archaeon includes the following:
- the mtnA gene encoding S-methyl-5-thioribose-1-phosphate isomerase codes for MRALPRTITWEDGIVKIVDQTLLPKKLKIIDCRTADEILDAIKSMKIRGAPAIGIAAAMALAMVAKQNEKEDKQILINRVYETMNKIKNSRPTARNLFWAVERIMRVIDVRKDSAQIANDIVNEALRMAEEDVLTNMKIGEIGEKLINNGDNILTYCNAGTFATVYYGTALGIIRSAWRNNKKIHVFVAETRPQLQGARITAFELKAEGIPFTLITDNMIGFLMQKNKIDKVFVGADRILSDGTVYNKIGTYTIAVLSKVHNIPFYVAAPSTTFDLQSKINDIKIEERSADEVVKVLSKYRIAPKGINALNYAFDITPPSYVTGIITEKGIILPPFNENIPKTIKGYNNFSPN; via the coding sequence ATGAGGGCGTTGCCTAGAACTATAACTTGGGAAGATGGCATTGTAAAAATAGTTGATCAAACATTACTTCCAAAAAAACTTAAGATAATAGATTGTAGGACGGCAGACGAAATATTGGATGCTATTAAAAGTATGAAGATAAGGGGGGCACCAGCTATAGGGATTGCAGCGGCTATGGCGCTCGCTATGGTAGCTAAACAAAACGAAAAAGAAGACAAGCAAATCCTTATAAACAGAGTATATGAAACCATGAATAAAATAAAAAATTCAAGACCAACTGCCAGAAACCTTTTTTGGGCTGTTGAAAGAATTATGAGAGTTATAGATGTAAGGAAGGATTCTGCCCAAATTGCAAATGATATTGTTAATGAAGCTTTAAGGATGGCTGAAGAGGATGTTTTAACAAACATGAAAATAGGTGAAATTGGTGAAAAACTCATCAACAATGGAGATAATATATTAACCTATTGTAATGCTGGAACTTTTGCAACGGTTTATTATGGTACTGCCCTCGGAATTATAAGATCAGCATGGAGGAACAATAAGAAAATACATGTCTTCGTTGCTGAAACAAGACCTCAGCTTCAGGGTGCAAGGATAACGGCCTTCGAATTAAAAGCTGAGGGGATACCATTTACACTAATAACAGATAACATGATAGGCTTCTTAATGCAGAAAAATAAAATAGATAAAGTCTTTGTAGGTGCTGATAGAATATTAAGCGATGGGACTGTATACAACAAAATAGGAACATACACCATTGCCGTACTCTCTAAAGTTCACAATATACCATTTTACGTGGCTGCTCCATCCACAACATTCGACTTACAATCAAAGATAAATGATATAAAGATAGAGGAGAGAAGTGCTGATGAAGTTGTCAAAGTATTGTCAAAATACCGTATAGCTCCAAAGGGTATAAATGCATTAAACTATGCATTTGACATAACACCTCCTAGCTACGTGACTGGCATAATAACTGAGAAGGGTATAATATTACCCCCATTTAATGAAAACATACCAAAAACAATAAAAGGATACAATAACTTTTCTCCCAATTAA
- the hycI gene encoding hydrogenase maturation peptidase HycI, with amino-acid sequence MRNINKAEEIFTGINKFLEGFRKVVIMGIGNELRGDDAAGLKVIELLNKRISEYDDIHDLNSVILLNCGAIPENFLGKIETLSPSHVIIIDAVEMQKPPGTIGLFRRGDLLHSVTVSTHTISPEIIFTYLEEIVGAKVLLIGIQPKILDFYEGLSQEVCKSVELITDIVWRIIVYEGVA; translated from the coding sequence ATGAGGAATATAAATAAAGCTGAAGAAATCTTTACGGGTATAAATAAATTTCTTGAAGGATTTAGAAAAGTAGTTATTATGGGCATTGGAAATGAGTTGAGAGGAGATGATGCAGCTGGTTTAAAGGTAATCGAACTATTGAACAAGAGAATTAGTGAGTACGATGATATACATGACCTTAACTCAGTTATATTGTTAAATTGCGGTGCAATCCCTGAAAACTTTCTTGGTAAGATTGAAACACTATCCCCTTCTCACGTAATTATAATTGATGCTGTGGAAATGCAAAAGCCACCTGGAACTATTGGGTTATTTAGAAGGGGTGATCTTCTACATTCAGTAACAGTATCGACACACACTATTTCCCCTGAAATAATATTTACCTATCTTGAGGAAATTGTTGGGGCGAAAGTTTTATTGATAGGTATTCAACCTAAAATTCTGGATTTTTATGAGGGTTTGTCGCAAGAGGTATGTAAATCTGTTGAGCTTATTACAGACATTGTATGGAGGATAATAGTATATGAGGGCGTTGCCTAG
- the endA gene encoding tRNA-intron lyase: MDIETPVAILINDKTVIYGKDAENLWKMGFYGEIREEVLTLLPVETLYLVENGKIRVCLGKDKFLSFNELLHYFLKYDPEVWIKYIIYSDLRKKGYIVKSGFGGISFRVYEKGAEVGKSPANIIVYGVIEGKPISLNELKEIVSTAKSLKKEMVLAIVNGQCEVAYYKVSEVFT, from the coding sequence ATGGATATTGAAACACCAGTTGCCATTCTGATCAATGATAAAACCGTAATATATGGTAAGGATGCTGAAAATTTATGGAAAATGGGATTTTATGGAGAAATTCGTGAAGAAGTATTAACTTTACTTCCTGTTGAAACTTTATATCTTGTTGAAAATGGGAAAATAAGGGTTTGTTTAGGTAAAGATAAATTCTTGTCCTTTAACGAATTATTGCATTACTTCTTAAAGTACGATCCAGAAGTATGGATAAAATACATAATATATTCGGACCTCCGTAAAAAGGGGTATATAGTGAAAAGTGGATTTGGAGGAATATCTTTTAGAGTGTATGAAAAGGGGGCTGAAGTTGGGAAGAGTCCTGCAAACATTATAGTATACGGGGTTATTGAAGGAAAACCTATAAGTTTAAATGAATTAAAAGAGATCGTATCGACAGCAAAGAGTTTAAAAAAGGAAATGGTGTTAGCAATAGTTAATGGACAATGTGAAGTTGCATACTACAAAGTAAGCGAGGTGTTTACTTGA
- a CDS encoding UbiA family prenyltransferase, whose translation MKKILAYIKIIRPANSIMMGLGVAFSEIIALKSLPSIKTLLYGFGSGFFLTSASMVINDIYDREIDLINAPNRPIPSGLISVEEAWIYGVLLILAGMISAYLINTYCFVIALVSSLVSLTYNMRFKKYGLIGNFMVSFCVAMPFLFGNYAVFGKSSLLNIFSLAAFLVNTGREIIKGIADVEGDAKRDVRSIARTYGIKTAVSVAIIFFIIAIPIVFIPFIYSWVSFNYLLIIIFPVIGLLYESYKLLRECDVDSALKSKKRVLIYMFLALIAILVGGYYE comes from the coding sequence TTGAAAAAAATATTGGCTTATATTAAGATAATTAGACCTGCAAATTCAATAATGATGGGACTTGGTGTAGCGTTTAGTGAGATTATAGCATTGAAATCCCTTCCTTCAATAAAGACATTATTGTATGGTTTTGGCTCAGGATTTTTCTTAACATCAGCATCCATGGTTATTAATGATATTTACGATCGAGAAATTGACCTTATAAATGCTCCAAATAGACCTATCCCAAGCGGGTTAATATCAGTTGAGGAGGCTTGGATTTATGGTGTACTATTAATTTTGGCTGGAATGATCTCAGCATACTTAATAAACACGTATTGCTTTGTGATAGCATTAGTTTCTTCACTCGTATCATTAACGTATAATATGCGCTTTAAAAAGTATGGACTGATAGGGAATTTCATGGTTAGTTTTTGTGTAGCAATGCCCTTCCTTTTTGGGAATTATGCTGTTTTTGGAAAAAGCAGTTTACTGAATATCTTCTCGTTAGCCGCATTTCTTGTAAATACTGGAAGAGAAATAATAAAGGGAATAGCTGATGTTGAAGGTGATGCAAAAAGAGATGTACGATCAATTGCACGTACATATGGGATCAAAACCGCAGTGTCTGTTGCCATCATCTTTTTCATAATTGCAATACCAATAGTGTTTATACCATTCATATACTCATGGGTTTCCTTCAACTACCTATTGATAATTATTTTTCCAGTAATTGGGTTGCTTTACGAGTCGTATAAACTGTTAAGGGAATGCGACGTAGATTCTGCCTTAAAAAGTAAAAAGAGAGTATTGATATACATGTTTTTAGCTTTGATTGCAATACTTGTAGGTGGATACTATGAGTGA